Proteins from a genomic interval of Arthrobacter sp. CAN_C5:
- a CDS encoding ferritin-like domain-containing protein — protein sequence MFDQSFIAKAISRSAENPVDRRRFFRAAGLTGLGVGGATMLAATPARAATMDMEGPSDSAILNFALNLEYLEAEFYLRALDGQGLPDDLVGGTGTPGGVTGGHAVPFKTKAIEQYAREIAADEKAHVAFLRTALGSAAVSRPSIDIGASFTAAAVAAGLIKEGEPFDVYENEDNFLLGAFIFEDVGVTAYKGAAPLIDNKTFLDAAAGILAVEAYHAGIIRTSLYSKDLQVPALAISDARDSLDGPDDLDQGIGTTDEANLVPTDANGLAFSRTPGQVLNIVYLNPEPVRSGGFFPNGVNGELNGSGNLAPQPGGSMPSGAPGTGIEGTNTSGPDLGLIGLGGGAVLAAGAALAVQHQKGTKTAAGTTTAQSE from the coding sequence ATGTTCGATCAGAGTTTTATTGCCAAAGCTATTTCCAGAAGCGCGGAAAACCCGGTAGACCGGCGACGGTTCTTCCGCGCCGCCGGGCTAACCGGTCTGGGGGTTGGTGGAGCGACGATGCTCGCAGCAACACCGGCTCGCGCCGCCACCATGGACATGGAAGGCCCCAGCGATTCAGCGATCCTGAACTTCGCCCTGAACCTGGAATACCTGGAAGCAGAGTTCTACCTGCGGGCACTTGACGGTCAAGGCCTCCCCGATGATCTGGTCGGCGGGACCGGCACCCCCGGCGGTGTCACGGGCGGGCACGCGGTCCCCTTCAAGACCAAAGCGATCGAGCAGTACGCCAGGGAAATCGCCGCAGATGAAAAAGCACACGTGGCTTTCCTACGCACAGCCCTTGGCAGTGCCGCCGTCTCCCGCCCCAGCATTGACATCGGAGCGAGTTTCACCGCCGCTGCCGTCGCCGCAGGGCTGATCAAGGAAGGCGAACCTTTCGACGTCTATGAAAACGAAGATAACTTCCTGCTAGGCGCATTCATCTTCGAAGATGTTGGAGTCACCGCCTACAAGGGTGCAGCACCCCTGATTGATAACAAAACCTTCCTGGACGCCGCCGCCGGTATCCTCGCCGTCGAGGCGTACCATGCCGGTATCATCAGGACCTCGCTGTACTCGAAGGACCTGCAGGTACCAGCCCTGGCAATCTCTGACGCCAGGGACAGCCTCGACGGGCCTGATGACCTGGATCAGGGAATCGGCACCACGGACGAGGCTAACCTCGTACCCACCGACGCAAACGGGCTCGCCTTCAGCCGCACCCCCGGCCAGGTCCTGAACATCGTCTACTTAAACCCGGAACCAGTACGCTCCGGCGGCTTCTTCCCCAACGGTGTCAATGGCGAACTCAACGGCAGCGGAAACCTCGCCCCACAGCCGGGCGGGTCCATGCCCTCCGGCGCCCCCGGAACAGGCATCGAGGGAACCAACACCAGCGGACCCGACCTAGGCCTGATCGGCCTCGGCGGCGGAGCCGTCCTCGCCGCCGGCGCGGCCCTAGCCGTACAACACCAGAAGGGCACCAAGACCGCAGCGGGAACCACCACCGCGCAGTCAGAGTAA